In Malus sylvestris chromosome 15, drMalSylv7.2, whole genome shotgun sequence, a single genomic region encodes these proteins:
- the LOC126603888 gene encoding probable glucan 1,3-beta-glucosidase A isoform X7, which translates to MTSNNKNATFLFLNPANYKEPNPHHDSHFRNKISKQNHPFHVDSLDGLYILAFWMLLRPAFLMELVLTKWVCAFLLCCWLFVSGVYSVEGLRGDSKVRGVNLGGWLVVEGWIKPSLFDDIPNEDMLDGTQVQLKSVTLEKYVSAENGGGMNVSVDRDIASSWETFRLWRVSESEFQFRTLQGQFLTCDGEGCFFSATAEPPPTLGTFYIERNNNGRVHIRTINGTYLQATLQTQLTADYPGKPGWEDNAATFEITIVANTLHGDYQLTNGYGYSKAKDILKRHRNSFITVGDFSFLYRHGINTVRIPVGWWIAYDPDPPAPFIGGTLEALDNAFSWAQAYNIKCIIDLHAAPGSQNGMEHSASRDGSTDWPNPDYISQTLHVIDFLASRYARHPALLGIELLNEPSAAAVPLDTLVSYYKQGYQIVRKYSSAAYVIVCQRIGNADPLELYQANIDSHHLVVDLHYYNLFDNFFVNMSAVDNMQFIYKSREAQLQALNSANGPLVLIGKESG; encoded by the exons ATGACAAGCAATAACAAAAATGCTACATTTCTTTTCCTAAATCCAGCCAATTACAAAGAACCGAACCCCCATCACGATTCACATTTCCGAAACAAAATCTCCAAGCAAAACCACCCTTTTCATGTGGACTCTTTAG ATGGGTTGTATATTTTGGCTTTCTGGATGCTTTTGAGGCCAGCATTCTTGATGGAACTTGTTCTTACCAAATGGGTATGCGCATTTCTACTGTGCTGTTGGCTCTTCGTTTCTGGAGTGTACTCAG TGGAGGGATTGCGTGGGGACTCTAAAGTGAGAGGGGTGAACTTGGGAGGGTGGTTGGTTGTGGAAGGTTGGATTAAGCCTTCACTTTTTGATGACATTCCCAATGAAGACATGCTG GATGGAACACAGGTACAGCTAAAGTCAGTCACCTTGGAGAAGTACGTCTCTGCTGAAAATGGTGGAGGGATGAATGTCTCAGTTGATAGAGATATTGCATCTTCATGGGAAACCTTTAGG TTATGGAGAGTTTCTGAGTCAGAATTTCAGTTTCGCACCTTGCAAGGACAGTTTCTAACATGTGATGGAGAAGGTTGCTTTTTTTCTGCAACTGCAGAACCACCTCCAACACTAGGAACCTTTTACATTGAAAGAAATAACAATGGTAGAGTTCACATCAGAACAATAAATGGCACATATTTGCAG GCTACACTGCAAACTCAGCTAACGGCAGACTATCCGGGGAAGCCAGGATGGGAAGATAATGCAGCCACATTTGAGATTACAATTGTTGCTAACACCTTGCATGGAGATTACCAGCTTACAAATGGATATGGATACAGTAAGGCCAAAGATATTCTTAAG AGGCATAGAAACAGTTTCATCACTGTAGGAGATTTCAGTTTTCTGTATAGACATGGAATAAATACTGTGCGGATTCCTGTTGGCTGGTGGATTGCTTATGATCCTGATCCTCCTGCACCATTTATCGGTGGAACTTTGGAAGCTCTAGATAATGCATTCTCGTGGGCACA AGCCTATAATATTAAGTGCATAATTGATCTTCACGCGGCTCCTGGATCCCAGAACGGGATGGAACATAGTGCTAGTAGAGATGGTTCGACAGACTGGCCTAATCCTGATTACATTTCACAGACACTGCACGTTATAGATTTCCTAGCTTCCAG GTATGCAAGGCATCCTGCTTTGCTGGGAATCGAGCTTTTAAATGAACCATCTGCAGCCGCAGTTCCATTGGATACTTTAGTTTCGTATTACAAACAAGGCTATCAAATTGTTCGGAAATACTCATCAGCCGCTTACGTAATAGTTTGCCAAAGAATTGGCAATGCGGACCCATTGGAACTTTATCAGGCTAACATAGACTCACATCATCTAGTGGTGGATTTGCATTATTACAATCTTTTTGATAATTTCTTTGTTAATATGAGTGCTGTGGACAATATGCAATTTATATACAAGAGCAGGGAAGCTCAATTACAGGCCCTCAACAGTGCAAACGGTCCACTTGTTCTTATCGGTAAG GAGAGTGGGTGA